A single genomic interval of Armigeres subalbatus isolate Guangzhou_Male chromosome 1, GZ_Asu_2, whole genome shotgun sequence harbors:
- the LOC134206461 gene encoding uncharacterized protein K02A2.6-like gives MLEKRWYDVAVDRLDAYFKPRKQDVLERHRLRSMKQGTNERFAHYVLRLRQQLKDCGLEKYSHEVKSVLEETMLIDVIVEGCISHELRRKILEKDQSLSDIEALGESLESVRIQEQELKIGKSGTESGFNEICKVQNVLKSREERREDCIASRFATPASSLSKDVRICFACGRPGHMSRSPFCPAKDQICRRCRKTGHFENVCRKQPESRSSAPPKKVQIVENVQDDIYDSPQPTPQPVQQPDPQPMTHRTAAERKVCYTFYTGGNTNVFDCTVGGVKIDMFIDSGSDVNLVSSDAWEKLKAQQVVVSKCERDSSKILKAYASSEPLTILGTFQAEIKLGRRSINAEFLVIKNGQRNLLGDTTSKELGILKIGLESNRDTDDNNRVSPFSKIVDTKVRISMDPSFTPVFQPLRRIPIPLEGAVNQKLNELLRRDIIESKEGPASWVPLVVANKANGTIRLCVDLRRVNQAVIRERHPMPVIDEVLAKIGRGKVWSVLDVKNAFFLLELEEESRNIVTFITHRGLYRFKRLPFGLVSAPEIFQRKMDEILADCEGIYWYLDDIGVEGSTIEEHDARLEKVDF, from the coding sequence ATGCTAGAGAAGCGTTGGTATGATGTCGCAGTTGATCGCTTAGATGCGTACTTCAAGCCGCGTAAGCAGGATGTTCTAGAGAGACATCGTCTGCGAAGCATGAAACAAGGAACTAATGAACGATTCGCACACTATGTCCTTCGTTTGCGTCAACAGTTGAAAGACTGTGGACTGGAGAAATACTCACATGAGGTGAAAAGCGTTTTAGAAGAAACTATGCTGATCGATGTGATTGTTGAAGGCTGTATCTCCCATGAATTGCGTCGGAAGATTCTTGAGAAGGATCAGTCGCTAAGTGATATTGAGGCACTCGGGGAATCGCTCGAAAGTGTTCGGATTCAAGAACAGGAACTCAAGATCGGGAAAAGTGGAACTGAGTCAGGATTCAATGAAATTTGTAAGGTCCAGAACGTGTTGAAGTCAAGGGAAGAGCGCAGAGAGGATTGCATCGCGAGTCGTTTCGCTACACCGGCGTCTAGTTTGAGCAAGGATGTAAGGATTTGTTTTGCATGTGGCCGTCCGGGTCACATGTCCAGGTCACCTTTTTGCCCTGCGAAGGACCAAATCTGTCGACGGTGCAGAAAAACCGGCCATTTCGAAAATGTTTGTCGTAAACAACCTGAGTCACGATCATCGGCACCACCGAAGAAAGTACAAATAGTCGAAAATGTACAAGATGACATCTATGATTCACCACAACCGACACCGCAACCGGTACAGCAGCCGGATCCGCAGCCGATGACTCATCGCACCGCTGCTGAAAGAAAAGTTTGCTATACCTTCTACACTGGAGGTAATACGAATGTATTCGATTGTACGGTTGGGGGAGTGAAGATCGACATGTTCATCGATTCTGGATCAGATGTGAACTTGGTTTCATCCGATGCCTGGGAAAAATTAAAAGCACAACAGgttgttgtttcaaaatgtgAACGTGACAGCAGTAAGATATTGAAAGCATACGCATCAAGTGAACCACTCACTATTCTGGGAACCTTTCAAGCGGAAATTAAACTAGGAAGAAGATCCATCAATGCGGAATTTCTGGTCATTAAGAATGGACAGCGTAACCTGCTTGGCGATACTACTTCGAAGGAGTTAGGAATCCTGAAGATTGGGTTGGAGTCGAACCGAGATACGGATGATAACAACCGTGTCTCTCCATTTTCTAAAATCGTCGATACTAAGGTACGAATTTCTATGGACCCATCATTCACTCCAGTCTTCCAGCCGCTAAGACGAATCCCGATTCCTCTAGAAGGAGCGGTTAATCAGAAGCTTAATGAATTGCTACGCAGGGACATAATCGAATCGAAGGAAGGTCCAGCAAGCTGGGTACCACTGGTGGTCGCCAACAAAGCAAACGGTACCATTCGCCTATGTGTTGATTTACGCCGTGTCAATCAAGCCGTTATTCGCGAAAGACATCCTATGCCAGTTATTGATGAGGTTTTGGCGAAAATAGGAAGAGGAAAAGTTTGGAGCGTCCTTGATGTTAAGAATGCATTCTTCCTATTGGAATTAGAAGAAGAATCAAGAAATATCGTGACGTTTATCACACACCGTGGGCTGTACCGTTTCAAACGGCTACCGTTCGGGCTTGTATCAGCCCCAGAGATTTTTCAGCGAAAAATGGATGAAATTCTGGCCGACTGCGAAGGTATATATTGGTATCTGGACGACATTGGGGTAGAAGGCAGTACAATTGAGGAACACGATGCGAGACTGGAAAAGGTAGATTTCTGA